The following proteins are co-located in the Sphingomonas panacis genome:
- the dcd gene encoding dCTP deaminase, with protein sequence MSVMSDRWIREQALSTGMIEPFVDGQKRDGCISYGLSSYGYDARVSDEFKIFTNIDSVIVDPKDFAANSFVDRKTDVCVIPPNSFALARTVEYFRVPRDVLVICLGKSTYARCGIIVNVTPLEPGWEGHVTLEFSNTTPLPAKIYANEGACQFLFLHGNEPCETSYADRAGKYMGQRGVTLPRL encoded by the coding sequence ATGTCCGTCATGTCAGACCGCTGGATTCGCGAGCAGGCACTTTCGACCGGCATGATCGAACCGTTCGTCGATGGTCAGAAGCGCGACGGCTGCATCTCTTACGGTCTGTCCTCCTACGGCTATGACGCGCGCGTCTCCGACGAGTTCAAGATCTTCACCAACATCGACAGCGTGATCGTCGATCCCAAGGACTTCGCGGCAAACAGCTTCGTCGATCGCAAGACCGATGTTTGCGTGATCCCGCCCAACAGCTTCGCGCTGGCGCGGACGGTGGAATATTTCCGGGTGCCGCGCGATGTGCTGGTGATCTGCCTCGGCAAATCGACCTATGCGCGCTGCGGTATCATCGTCAACGTGACCCCGCTCGAACCCGGCTGGGAGGGGCATGTCACGCTCGAATTCTCCAACACCACGCCGCTGCCCGCCAAGATCTACGCCAATGAGGGCGCGTGCCAGTTCCTGTTCCTGCACGGCAACGAGCCGTGCGAGACGAGCTACGCCGATCGCGCCGGCAAATATATGGGTCAGCGCGGCGTCACCTTGCCCCGGCTGTAA